AGGACGACCGGCATTCGGTCGTGAATCGATTCCAGGCGGGCCGTCGCCTCGGTCGTGAGGATCGTGACCGTCGATAGCGGTTGGTTGGCTCCTTCCCATCGACTCCAGAGCCCGGCCATCGCGAAGAGTTCGTCGTCGGGGCGGGTGATCCGATACGGCTGCTTGCCCCCGCGGTCGCCGGCCCACTCGTAATAGCCGTCGGCGAGGACGAGGGCTCGCCGACTTTCGAAGGCATCCCGAAAGAGCCGGTTTTCCGACACTGTCTCGACGCGGGCGTTGATCGGGCGGGGGCCTGTATCGGGGGACTCGGCCCAGGTGGGAACGAATCCCCATTCGTCGCTAGTGATCGTTTGCGGCGTCTCGTCGTGGATCACGTGGAGGTCCTGCTTCGGAGAGATGTTGTACCGCTCCTCGTACCCTGTCGCAAACTCGGCGTCGAACCGTCGCTCGATCGTGGATTGGGCCGCGAAAAGCGAGGTGCGCCCGCACATGGTCTTCCTTTCGGCGGCAATGCGGGTAGTCGTTTCGTCAGGTTCCCGTACTGTGAGCCCTCGAACGGGTACCAAGCTGATAGTGTTGGAGCACCAACAATCTGCATGGTCGAAACACTCGAACAGTATGCCGCCGGTGGCGGGTTGGTGATCGGTGCCGGCGTTGGTGGGACCGTCGCGACGCTTTTCGGCCAGGACGGGTTCGCACTCATCGCAGGCTTCGGGGCGGCTGGTGGCCTTCTCGTCGGTGCGATGGCTGGACGCTATGCGACCGGGGCCCGGAATCGGGCGAACTGGCGGTATGCCGTCGTCGCGTTCACCCTGGCGCTCAGTTTCCTCGTCGGCAGCGTTCTCGGCGTGCTCACGGGATGGATGCTTGACTCGTCGCTCCTCGATGCGGGCGTCGCTGGAGCCGTGGCTGGCGGGGTATTCGCCGTGTTGCTAACAGCGATTTTGCTTCGGACGGGCCACACGCAGTAGCCCCTCTCGGTTCACTCGAAGATGTCTGCGGGGTCGGCCCCGAGGACGGTCACGAGGTCCGCTGGATCCACGGCGGCGACCGTCTCTGGGGTTCCAGCCCCGCCCCAGATCGTCTCGAACTGCTGGAGCGCAGGGTCGATGAGCGTCCGATCGATTTCGTGACCCACTGGTGGGACGCCACCAATCGGCCAGCCACTGACTTCTTCTACCGTCTCCGGGTCGGCCAGTTCGACCACTTCGGCATCGAGTACCTCGGCCAGGGCGGATTCCGCAACCTCGTGGTGGCCGGCGGTATAGACGAGAACCGGCTCGCCGTCCCCGAGAAAGACGATGCTCTTGACGATGGCCTCGATCGAGCAGTCGAGAGCGGCTGCGGCGTCGGCGGCACTGTGCGTGCCGGCCGGTAGCTCGCGCACTTCAGGGGTCGTTCCCAGCGTTTCGCGGGCGCGCCGACGGAATCGTGCAGTGGGTTCGTCCATGTCTGTGGAGGATTGCTCGGTGCAGGAATAGGTTTCGAGGAGGTTCAGCCCCACACGACCGGGAGCCAGAGTGAACTTGCGACCGTGAGAAAGGCGATCCCGACGAGGTTGAGCCAGAAGCCGACCCGCGCCATGTCCGGAATCGTGAGATAGCCGCTTCCGAAGACAATAGCGTTCGGTGGGGTCGCTACTGGGAGCATGAATGCGAAGGAGGCGGCCACTGAGACCGTCGCCATGAGTGCGAGCGGGGAGACCAGCAGTGCAGCACCGAGACCGGCCATGATCGGGATGAAAAGCGAGGCAGTAGCACTGTTCGACGCGATTTCCGAAAGGAAGACGACGAGCGTCGCAATCGCGAGGAGGACCCAGACGAACTCCACGCCCCGGAGGCCGACGAAGTGGCCGGCGATCCAGGCTGAGAGCCCACTCACCTGGAACGCGTTCGCGATCGAGAACCCGGCTCCGAAAAGGACCAACACGCCCCAGGGAACTCGCGTCGTGTCCTGCCACCGAAGGAGAAACTCGCCGCGACGGAGATCGACCGGGACCAAAAAGACCAGTATGCCGGCGACGACGGCGATTACCGTGTCGGTGAGCCCTGGGACGAGTGGCTCCAGGACGAACGGCCGGAGCAACCATCCGAGGACGAGAAACAGGAAGACTGCCACGACTCGCCGTTCGCCGGTGCCCATCGGGCCAAGGGCGTGCAGTTCGGATCGGATCTGTTCGTGTCCCGTCGGGAGAACCGTCTCTTCGGGTGGGACCAGGCGAAGGAGCAGGACCCAGGTGACGAGCAGAAAACTAACCGCCAGCGGGAGTCCGAACTGCATCCACTCGACGAACCCGATCTGGATTCCGAGTTGCGCGCGGGCGACACCAGCTAGAATGGCATTGGGCGGGGTCCCGATGAGGGTCGCGACCCCGCCGATCGAGGCCGCATAGGCGATCCCGAGCAACAGGGCCGTCCCGAAGTTCGACTGCTCGACCGAGCCGGCGTCCAGAACGTCAGCCGTCCGATCCGCTAACGGGTTTGCTTGTGTTGGCTCTCGAAGGGCCTGTCGCTGGGCTACCACGCCCATCCCGATGGGGACCATCATCATCGCGGTGGCGGTGTTCGAAAGCCACATCGAGAGGAAGGCGGTGATGAGCATGAATCCCAGAATCAGCCGTCGGGAGTCGGTCCCAAAACGGACGAGCAATTTCAGGGCGATTCGGCGATGGAGCCCCCAGCGTTCGATCGCGAGCGCGACCAGAAACCCGCCCAGAAAGAGAAACACGATCGGGTTGGCGTACGGAGCTGTTGCCCCCTCGGCGCTTGTGACGCCACAAACCGGAAAGAGGACGATGGGAAGCAGGCTGGTGACTGGAATCGGTGCCGCCTCCGTCACCCACCACGTTGCGATCCAGAGTGTGCTCGCCAGGACCGCGTTTGCTGCGGGCTGGAGGCCAGCCGGGGTGACAAAAAGGTGAGTCAGGACGAACAGGGCCGGGCCAAGTCCCAGGCCGATCTGCTGCCGACGGTTGTACGAGGTGGCTTCGCTCATCGGGCCAGAGGACGTAGATCGGGGGCTGGCTCACTCCTCGTCGCCGCTGTATCCGCCGCTATCGACGATCTCGAAGAGCGATCCCCACCCCTCGTCGGACTCGCTTTCGGGCAGCGCATCCCGGAGTTGCCGGAAGTCCGAGGCCGGAACCTGGTCGTGCACCAGGTCGATGATGACACGGGCGTGGTAGGCTGCGTCCGCCCGGTCCGCGTTCTCGATTTCGCTGACACGGGTGAGAAACTCCGGCCAGTCGAATCGCTGCCCATGTTCAGCAACTGCGCCAGTCATGTACCACTTGATCTCCATCGGGAGCGAGGCGGCCAGGTCTGCCGCATTGCCCTCGGGAATCCGTTCGCCGAGGGTCATGAGTGTCGCTCTGATGGCCCGAAGCGTCTCGCCGGTGCCCGGAAACGACAGACGGTGCTGGACTGTCCCGGTGAATTCGTCGAACTGCATCGGTTCATAATTGATAGTGGGCCAACAAATACTCGCGTGACTGTTCCCAAGTGGTGAAAACCAGGCTAGCGGTGGGTTCGATTTCGGTGATGTCCCGGCAACAACCTATTTGGGGAAACCTGCCGTCGGTTTAGCCCACGCATGTACGACGACATCCTCTTGCCGTTCGACGGGAGTGACGGGGCGGCCGCGATCCTCCACCACGCGAGTGAGATCGCCCATCGGTTCGACGCCACGATTCGGGTGCTCTACGTCGCGGACACGACTCGCTATAGTGTCACCCGTGTTGGCGAGCAAACCGTCGATACGCTTGTCGGGAAAGGCAGGGAGGTCGTCGAGGAGGCGGGTCAGGTGCTTGACACGCTCGCCACGCCTTACGAGACCGACGTCGTGCAGGGCAACCCGGCTCCGACGATCGCCGCGTACGCCGAGGAGTACGATTATGATCTGATCATCCAGCCGACCCACGGACGGACCGGCCTGTCCCGACACGTACTGGGCAGCGTCTCGGAGAAAGTCCTCAGACTCGCTTCGGTACCCGTGCTCACCGCCCGAATGCGACCCGATGAGGAGACACTGACATTCCCGTACGAACGGATTCTGCTGCCAACCGACGGGAGCGAGGCCGCCCGCCGAGCGGCCCGACATGGACTGTCCCTGGCGGCGTCAATCGACGCCTCCGTCCACGTACTCGCAGCCGTACCGGAAAATGTGCCCGAACGAAGTCTCTTGGGGGACGAGGCGGTGGGCGAGGCGGCCGCGACCGAAGCGGTCGAGGCCGTTCTCGACGTCGCCGAATCGATGGACGTGGCCGAACCGAAAACACACGTGGCACACGGCGATCCTGTGGAGCGCATTCGGGAGACGATCGACGAACACGCGATTCACGCCGTGGTTATGGGGACGACTGGTCGGCGTGGCACCGATCGCATTCTGCTGGGGAGTGTCGCCGAGCGGACCGTTCGCACGGCTCCAGTGCCGGTCATCACGATTGGCGGCGAGTGAGCAGGCGCGGGACGAAGGCCTTATGGAGACTAAACGATCATTCAATATCAGATGCAGACGGTGTTTGGACCGCTTCTCGACTCCTCCTCATTTGCTAATTCCGGTGCCGGTGTCTGGTCGAATCGGTGCGGAGAACCCGGCGTGATGGATTCGGGGCGAGGATCGTGAGCAACCGCGAGGTCAACGTCACTGACGGGGCTTTGCTGAAGCCCCTGGTCGTGCTCTCGCTGCCGATCGTGCTCTCCCAGATGCTCCAGGTCGGCTACAACCTGGCCGATACCTTCTGGGTGGGCCGGGTCGGACAGGAAGCCGTCTCGGCGCTCTCTTACTCCTGGCCGCTGGTCTTTCTGATGATCTCCGTTGCAGGAGGTTTCACGGTGGCGGGAACGGTACTCGTCGCCCAGTACAAGGGCGCTGGCAAGTCCGAACTCGTGGATTACGCGGCCGGGCAGACGATCGCCTTCGTGGTCGTCGTTGCCGCGTTCTTCTCGATCGTCGGGTTTGCCCTCACGCCGTGGCTCGTGGATCTGGTCGGGGCCAGGCCGGGATCGACCGAGTATTTGCTCGCCGTCGAGTACACGCGGACGATCTTCCTGGGCGTGGTCTTCATGTTCGGCTTCTTCATCTTCCAGGCGCTGCTCCGTGGCTGGGGGGACACCCGAACGCCACTCTACCTGATGGCCTTCGGTGTCGCCCTGAACGTCGTACTGGACCCGTTCCTGATCCTGGGGTTCGAGGAGAACGTTCTCCTGGCCTGGCTCGGGCTGGACGGCCTGCAGGCGTGGCTGTATGGCGTGACTGGGTTCACCGGATTCGGCGTCCAGGGGGCAGCCATCGCGACGGTCTTCTCCCGAGGGGTCGGGGCCATTTTCGGCATGGTCTGGCTGTTCTCCGGGCGGGTTGGCATCCACCTCTCGCTCTCCGATCTCATGCTGGAGCGTGAGATGGTTCGCCGAATCATCCGGCTGGGCGCACCGTCGAGTGTCGAACAGTCCACCCGGGCACTCGGTGTCACCGTTTTGACCGCGCTGGTAGCACTCGCGGGAGACGATGCCGTGGCCGCGCTCGGCATCGGCAACCGACTGAACTCGCTTGTCTTCCTGCCGGCACTCGGGCTGGCCCGTGGGACCGAGACCGTGGTCGGACAGAACCTGGGGAGTGAACACGTCGAGCGGGCGAAACGGGCCGTCGGGTACAGTAGTGGCATCGTCGCCGCGGTGCTGGCTCTCTTGAGTGTGCTCGCGTACGTCTTCGCGGAACCGATCACCGCTGCCTTCATCCCCGGCGAACCGGACGTCATCGCCATCGGGGCGGACTACCTCCGGATTATCGGGCCGACCTTCCTGTTCATCGGGGTCTTCCAGGTCGTTCAGGGGGCCTTCCGGGGGAGTGGTTCAACCCGCCTGGCGATGTTCTTTGCTATCCTCTCGTTGTGGGTGTTCCGTCTCCCGCCGGCCTACGCCCTGCTCGTCTGGGCTGGCATGGGCGCGACTGGCGTCTGGTATGCCATCGCGCTCTCGAACGTGCTCTCGATGGTCGCAGCCTCGCTTTACTTCCTCCGGGGGACCTGGACCGAGAACGTGGTGGAGTCCGAACCGACTCCCGAACCCCTGGAAGACTGATAGTCATCCTTTTCATTCTACCGTTCTCAAAACGCACAATGGCGACACTTCGGTCCCTGCTTCGGGCCGGCTGGTCACAGTTCGTGGCCGACCTCCGGACCGACCGCTTCCTCCGCTACATTCTGCTGCTCGCAGTCGTTTTGACTGGATTTTTCTTCTGGCATCGAATCCCGAACTTCGCGACCCGCGATGAGTTCAGTCGGATTCTCGACGCGCTTGTCCCCTACGGCTCGGTCATCGAGGATCCGAGCTGGGAGTCACTCCGATCGGGGGTGGTCTGGGGGCGGACACCATTCGGGGCGACGACGTTCCTCTACGGGTTCCTGTTGCTACCGGTCGTCGTGATCGCGCTGTTCGCCGGCCAGGGTGAGGCCATCGCCGCCCTCGCATCTCCGGCCTGGGAGTTCGGGTTCTACGAGGCCTGGCATACTACTCCCGAGTGGATCTGGACCTTGTCTATCGCGCTCGTACGGCTCGCGAACGTCGCCTTCGCGGTTGGCAGCGTCTATCTCACCTACCGGATCGGCGTCGAACTCGCCTCCCGACCGGCCGGGCGACTCGCCAGCCTGTTCCTGACTCTTTCCTTTGGCTTTCTCACCATCGCCCACGAGGGCGGCGAGGACATGCCCGCGACCTTTCTGGTGCTGCTCTCGATCCTGCTTCTGGCCCGCTACGTTCGCCAGGGTGACACCCAGCAGTTCCTCGCCGCGAGTGTGACTGGTGGACTGGCGATTGGGTTTAAACTCACGGCTGCGCCCGTGATCGGGGTGATCGCGGTGGCCCACCTGCTCCGGGTGCACCGGAGCGACCAATCCGGACTGGCCCGACTTCAGCCTGGACTGGTTCTGACCGGGGCGCTCCTGGGCCTGCTCTTTATTCTCGTCAGCTTTCCGACGGCGGTCGTGGGGAGACTGGATCTGGTCGTCGAACGGATCGTCGGTGGCTCGCTTTCGCGGGCCAGTCACCCGACCGGCCCGGATGCGCCCATCCTCTGGTGGTTCCTGCGAGGATACCTCAGCGCCCTGGGGCTCCCGCTTTTCGTCGGCTCGGTAACCGGCATCGCGGCCAGCCTCTGGCATCTCCGAGACAAACCCGCGTCCGCTCCGGCCGCAGTACTCGTTTTCACCGGGCTGTTTGGCTATCTCCTGCTCTTCTCGGGGTGGCACGATTTTCGGGTCCACCATTTGCTCCCGACCATCCCGCTCGCCGCGATCTTGCTCGGCTGGACGGTAACTCGTTTCTGGGATCGTCGCCCCTCCCTTGCGGGCCCCCTTCTCGCGATCTTGCTGATTACCTCTAGTCTCTATGCGGGTGTTGGTGTGGCTGGCTACGCCGATATGCCCCGGGACGACGCGGTAACGTGGCTCGAAACGGAGGCCGAGGAGGACGCCGTGCTGGAGGTCTACCGGCGTCACCTCCAGGACACCGCGGTCCCACACTCGATGACCGTCCAGCACGCCTACGGCGCGAGCGATGCTGGCGAGACACTCGATCCCTGCCCCACGTATATCCAACTCGGGTATCGTGATCTGCTCTATCTGGCCGAGGACACCTACTACCGGAACGGAATCGTCAGGGCATCCTACGTTCGCTCGCTTGTCTCTGAAGAGTACGGCTACGAGATCGTCGCCGAGTTCGGCCCGCGCCCACCGAACTTCGTCCCCGACCGGCCAACTCCGGGCGTCTATCACGAACTCATCCGACTGGGTATCGTCCCGCAAACTGACCAGTACGCGGACGAACAGGAGCTTCGACCGAACCAGTACACCCTCATCCTGGAGCGGACTGGCGAGTGTGACCAGTCCCGGGAGCAGCCCTTCTAGTCCTCGACCGAAAGCGTGGAGAGGTCCAGTCGGGCCGCCGGAATCCAGCCCAGCACCGCCGGCAGGTAGATCCCGAAGACCCGGTCGATGAACACGATCGGA
This region of Halodesulfurarchaeum sp. HSR-GB genomic DNA includes:
- a CDS encoding DUF2267 domain-containing protein gives rise to the protein MQFDEFTGTVQHRLSFPGTGETLRAIRATLMTLGERIPEGNAADLAASLPMEIKWYMTGAVAEHGQRFDWPEFLTRVSEIENADRADAAYHARVIIDLVHDQVPASDFRQLRDALPESESDEGWGSLFEIVDSGGYSGDEE
- a CDS encoding glycosyltransferase family 39 protein, with amino-acid sequence MATLRSLLRAGWSQFVADLRTDRFLRYILLLAVVLTGFFFWHRIPNFATRDEFSRILDALVPYGSVIEDPSWESLRSGVVWGRTPFGATTFLYGFLLLPVVVIALFAGQGEAIAALASPAWEFGFYEAWHTTPEWIWTLSIALVRLANVAFAVGSVYLTYRIGVELASRPAGRLASLFLTLSFGFLTIAHEGGEDMPATFLVLLSILLLARYVRQGDTQQFLAASVTGGLAIGFKLTAAPVIGVIAVAHLLRVHRSDQSGLARLQPGLVLTGALLGLLFILVSFPTAVVGRLDLVVERIVGGSLSRASHPTGPDAPILWWFLRGYLSALGLPLFVGSVTGIAASLWHLRDKPASAPAAVLVFTGLFGYLLLFSGWHDFRVHHLLPTIPLAAILLGWTVTRFWDRRPSLAGPLLAILLITSSLYAGVGVAGYADMPRDDAVTWLETEAEEDAVLEVYRRHLQDTAVPHSMTVQHAYGASDAGETLDPCPTYIQLGYRDLLYLAEDTYYRNGIVRASYVRSLVSEEYGYEIVAEFGPRPPNFVPDRPTPGVYHELIRLGIVPQTDQYADEQELRPNQYTLILERTGECDQSREQPF
- a CDS encoding SOS response-associated peptidase, whose protein sequence is MCGRTSLFAAQSTIERRFDAEFATGYEERYNISPKQDLHVIHDETPQTITSDEWGFVPTWAESPDTGPRPINARVETVSENRLFRDAFESRRALVLADGYYEWAGDRGGKQPYRITRPDDELFAMAGLWSRWEGANQPLSTVTILTTEATARLESIHDRMPVVLDRSAERSWLDGDPETAQDLLETPEPMLQAREISTLVNDPTNDSPAVVEPVGGETGQTDLGNYGAD
- a CDS encoding MATE family efflux transporter, encoding MSNREVNVTDGALLKPLVVLSLPIVLSQMLQVGYNLADTFWVGRVGQEAVSALSYSWPLVFLMISVAGGFTVAGTVLVAQYKGAGKSELVDYAAGQTIAFVVVVAAFFSIVGFALTPWLVDLVGARPGSTEYLLAVEYTRTIFLGVVFMFGFFIFQALLRGWGDTRTPLYLMAFGVALNVVLDPFLILGFEENVLLAWLGLDGLQAWLYGVTGFTGFGVQGAAIATVFSRGVGAIFGMVWLFSGRVGIHLSLSDLMLEREMVRRIIRLGAPSSVEQSTRALGVTVLTALVALAGDDAVAALGIGNRLNSLVFLPALGLARGTETVVGQNLGSEHVERAKRAVGYSSGIVAAVLALLSVLAYVFAEPITAAFIPGEPDVIAIGADYLRIIGPTFLFIGVFQVVQGAFRGSGSTRLAMFFAILSLWVFRLPPAYALLVWAGMGATGVWYAIALSNVLSMVAASLYFLRGTWTENVVESEPTPEPLED
- a CDS encoding YbaK/EbsC family protein, producing the protein MDEPTARFRRRARETLGTTPEVRELPAGTHSAADAAAALDCSIEAIVKSIVFLGDGEPVLVYTAGHHEVAESALAEVLDAEVVELADPETVEEVSGWPIGGVPPVGHEIDRTLIDPALQQFETIWGGAGTPETVAAVDPADLVTVLGADPADIFE
- a CDS encoding DASS family sodium-coupled anion symporter codes for the protein MSEATSYNRRQQIGLGLGPALFVLTHLFVTPAGLQPAANAVLASTLWIATWWVTEAAPIPVTSLLPIVLFPVCGVTSAEGATAPYANPIVFLFLGGFLVALAIERWGLHRRIALKLLVRFGTDSRRLILGFMLITAFLSMWLSNTATAMMMVPIGMGVVAQRQALREPTQANPLADRTADVLDAGSVEQSNFGTALLLGIAYAASIGGVATLIGTPPNAILAGVARAQLGIQIGFVEWMQFGLPLAVSFLLVTWVLLLRLVPPEETVLPTGHEQIRSELHALGPMGTGERRVVAVFLFLVLGWLLRPFVLEPLVPGLTDTVIAVVAGILVFLVPVDLRRGEFLLRWQDTTRVPWGVLVLFGAGFSIANAFQVSGLSAWIAGHFVGLRGVEFVWVLLAIATLVVFLSEIASNSATASLFIPIMAGLGAALLVSPLALMATVSVAASFAFMLPVATPPNAIVFGSGYLTIPDMARVGFWLNLVGIAFLTVASSLWLPVVWG
- a CDS encoding universal stress protein, yielding MYDDILLPFDGSDGAAAILHHASEIAHRFDATIRVLYVADTTRYSVTRVGEQTVDTLVGKGREVVEEAGQVLDTLATPYETDVVQGNPAPTIAAYAEEYDYDLIIQPTHGRTGLSRHVLGSVSEKVLRLASVPVLTARMRPDEETLTFPYERILLPTDGSEAARRAARHGLSLAASIDASVHVLAAVPENVPERSLLGDEAVGEAAATEAVEAVLDVAESMDVAEPKTHVAHGDPVERIRETIDEHAIHAVVMGTTGRRGTDRILLGSVAERTVRTAPVPVITIGGE